CGACGCCGTCAAGGGTATCGACGAGGGGCTGTCAGTGCCGTCGCCGCAGGTCGTGCTCAAGGAGTTCGGCGAGTCGGGCGTCATCCTGGGCGTCCGCATCTGGATAGACAACCCCAGCGCGCGCCGGAAGTGGCGCGCCCGGACGGCGGTCATATTGGCGGTGAAATCCGCCTACGAGGAGGAGGGAATCAACATCCCGTTCCCGGTTCGCGAACTGATGGGCCGCGAAGCCAGCGGCGGGTTCAAACTCGCCGAGGGGTCGCGCTCGGTGCAAGCCAGCGCCAGTACCGACGGCGGCGAGAGCGGTGGGCGAGGCGAGAGCGAATGAGCGACGACGAAACGCCCGAGTCAGACGCGACGACCCGCCACTCGCTGGCCGAGCGCCGCGGCGTCGAGACGCGCGTCTACCAACCGGCCGAGGACTCAGGTCTCCTCGCGAGAGCCGCGGTCGAACGCGCCCGCGGGCGGACGCTCGAAGTCGGCACCGGGTCGGGGTGGGTCGCCGCGAAAGTCGCCGCCGAGACCAATGCCGAAGTCGTCGCCTCCGACCTCAACCCCCACGCCTGTCGCGAGGCGAAAAAACGGGCGGACGACCTGCGAGCGGAGGGCGGGGAAGGGTTCGACGTCGTTCGCGGGGACCTCTTTTCGCCCTTTGCCGACGGCGCGTTCGACACCGTGCTTTTCAATCCGCCCTATCTTCCGACCGACCCCGACAACGACTGGGGTGACTGGATGGAAGTTGCGCTCTCGGGCGGCGAGTCCGGCCGAAAGCTCATCGACCCGTTCGTCGACGACGTAGGTCGCGTACTCGCTTCGGGCGGACAGGCGCTGCTCCTCGTGAGCAGTCTGTCGGGCTACGACGAGGTGGTTCAGCGGGCGAAAGACCGAGGGTTCGACGTGGAGAGCGTCGCCGAAGAGTCGTACCCGTTTGAGACGCTGTCGATTCTTCGGCTCGTCGACTGACTCACGCCCGTCCGTTCGACCCCGTTCGCCGCGCCGGATAACCCACAATTATTTTCTCCATTAGCAAATATTAAGCGTCGGCATTTCTTAGCCACGAGTGATGACCGAACTCGTAGCCACGACGCCAGGGCTGTATCCGTTGCCCGACTGGGCGAAACAGCGACTCTCGGAGTTGAAAGGCCACCAGAAAGGCGACCTCGTCAGCGGTGACGAGGGTCCCGAAATCGTCGACGCGTACGACCGCGCCCGCGAAGAAGTCGTCGCCGACCAGACGTCTGCCGGGGTGGACCGAGTCGTCGAGGGGCAACTCCGCTGGGACGACAACCTCGCGCACCCGCTGACCGTCCACGACAGCGTCGAGACAGGCGGTATCGTCCGGTACTACGACAACAACAACTTCTACCGCGACCCGCAGGTCGTCGGCGAACTCGGGTTCTCCGGCGACGTGGCCGCGGAACTCGAGGCGACAAAGGAACTGCTCGGCGGTGACGACTCGCTGCAGGCGGTTCTCCCCGGCCCGTACTCGCTTTCGGACCTCGCGACCGACGAGCACTACGGCGACGAGGAGGCGTTCTTGGAGGGTGTCTCGGAGTTCCTCGCCGGTGAGGTCGAAGCGTTCCCCGAGCACGAGACACTGTTCCTCCTCGAACCGTCGCTCGTCGAGAACGCGCCCGAAGACGGCCTCGACGCGCGAGCGAGCGAAGCCATCGACACGGTCGCGTCGGCGACGGACGCCGACGTGGTCGTCCACAGCTACTGGGGCGCGCTGGAGGAGAAGGTGTACGCGCACCTGATGGACGCCGACGTGGACGCCGTCGGCTTCGACGTGGTGGCAGGCGACCGCTCGCAGACGCTGTACAACATCAACGAGTACGGCACGAAAGACAGCGTTGCGCTCGGCCTCGTCGACGGCCAGAACACGCTCGTCGAGTCGCCCGAGACCGTCTGCGACCGCATTGAGTGGGTCCAGGATCAGATCCCCGCACAGGAGTTCGACACCGTCTACGCGACGAGCAACACCGAACTGTTCTACCTGCCCGTGAACAAATATCGAGAGAAACTGGCCGCGCTGGCCGAGGGCGTCGCCCTCGCTCGTGGCGAGGAGACGGAGGTACAAGCATGAGCCGAGACGCCGACAACAGAGCGCAGTTCCGCCCGGACGTGCACGAGAACGACCACTTCCTCCTGACGACGGTGGTCGGCAGCTATCCGAAGCCGAAGTGGCTCAACCGCGCGAAAGAGCTCGCCGAGGACGAGGAGGCGCGCTTCGACGCCGACAACCTCGCGGAGGCGTACGACGACGCCTCGGAGGTCATCACCCACGAACACGAGCGCACCGGACTCGACACCGTCGTCGACGGCGAGATGCGCAGAAACGAGATGGTCGAGTTCTTCGCCGACCGCATCGACGGCTACGAGTTCAACGGTCCGGTGAAGGTGTGGGGCCACAACTACTTCGACAAGCCGAGCGTCGCCGACGAGGTGGAGTACGACGAACCGTGGCTCGTCGACGAGTTCGAGTTCACCCGCGACGTGGCCTCACGACCCGTCAAAGTCCCCATCACGGGACCGTACACGCTGGCGAACTGGTCGTTCAACGAGGCGTACGAGAACGAGGAGGAACTCGCCTACGACCTCGCGGACCTCGTCAACCTCGAAATCGAGAAGTTGGTCGAAGCGGGCGCGCGCTACGTCCAGATAGACGAACCCGCGCTGGCGACGACGCCCGACGATCACGCCATCGTCGGCGAGTGTCTCGAACGCATCGCCGACGGAATCCCCGAGGAGGTTCGCATCGGCCTGCACGTCTGCTACGGCGACTACTCGCGCATCTACCCCGAACTCAACGAGTTCCCCATCGACGAGTTCGACGTGGAACTCTGCAACGGCGACTACGAGCAGATCGACGTGTTCACCGAACCCGACTTCGAACCTGACCTCGCGCTCGGCGTCGTCGACGCCCACACCGCCGAGGTCGAACCGGTCGAGGAGATCAAGGAGAACATCAAGCAGGGGCTGAAGGTCGTCCCACCGGAGAAACTCACCATCTCGCCTGACTGCGGGCTCAAACTCCTGCCGCGCGAGATCGCCTACGGGAAGATGAAGAACTTGGTCACGGCCGCCCGCGAGGTCGAGAAGGAACTCGACGCGAACGAGATCGACCTCGACGCACCGGTACCGACGGCAGACTGACGCGCCGCGGGGAATCGAGCGCCGATCTCAGGCGTCTATCATCACGTCGGTCGCCTTCACGACGGCGTCGACGGAGTCGCCTTCCGAGAGGTCGAGACGCTCCGCCGAGTTCGCGGTGATGACGGACGTCACCGTCTGGCCGTCGTCGAGTTTGAGCTGTACCTCCGCGGTGTTCTCGCCGACTTCGAGGTACCGAATGGTCCCCGAGAGACGGGTGCGCGCGCTGAGCGTCATGCAGGTGTGGTGCCACGAGCAGCCGCAAAAGCGTTCGCCGCCGCCGCAGGGTGCCGGTTTCGACGGGCGACGGAGCCGTCAATACCATTTCTCGAATTCACATAAATTTTTGACCCCCGTCAAACAACACGCACAGTATGCCAGCGATGAGCACGCTCGACTGGATCGGGTTAGTCGTCCCGTTCGTCGCGTTTTTCGCGATGTTGATCGGCTACTACGTCCTCGAAGGACGGCGGGAACAACGGCTTCGCGCGGAGTACGAATCGGAGGGTGACCGTGCGAGCTGACGGCGCCGCAGGGATACTCCTGCAGGCCGACGGAATCGCGGGAACGATCCTGCAAGCGGACGGAATCGCGGGAACCGCGGGCACCTGGGTGCTCGTCACGTTCGCGGCGTACCTGCTGATACTCATCGGTATCGGGCTCTACACCTCCCGGTTCATGGACACCGTCGGCGACTACGTCATCGGCGGCCGCCGCATCGGTCCCGTCGTGACGGGGTTCTCCGAGCGCGCCTCCGAGATGAGCGGGTGGCTGACGCTCGGCGTTCCGGGCGACGCCTACTCGACCGGTATCATGGCGTTCTACAACGGACTGGGGATGATTCCGGCCGACCTGTTCGCGTGGGCCGGCATCGCGAAACGTCTCCGCAAGTACACCGAAATCGTGCGGGCAGTCACGCTGCCGACGTTCTTCGAGTACCGTCTCGGCGACGACACGGGGATGGTCAAGGGCGTCTCCTCGGTCGTCCTCATGCTGTTTGAGGGCGGCTACGTCGGCGCGCAGATCGTCGCCGCCGGTACCCTCCTAGAGGTGCTCACCGGCGTCGACACCGTCGTCGGCATCCTCGTCGGCGGCGTCATCGTCATTGGCTACACGTTCCTCGGCGGCTACTTCGCCGTGGCGTGGTCCGACTACTTCCAAGGTGCGATCATCCTCATCGCGTTCATCATCCTCCCGGTCATCGCGTTCGCCAACTACGGGCTCCCGTTCGAGGACGTCGCCGAGACGGCGGGGTCGTCGTTCACCAGCATCACCGCCGGAATGACGGGGTGGGCGGCGCTGTTCGGCATCATCAGCTACGCCGCCATCGGGTTGGGTGTCCCCGGAAATCCGCACATCATGGTGCGGTTCATGGGTATCGACCGCGTGAAGAACGTCCGAACCGCGGCGCTCGTCGCGCAGCTGTTCATGTTCGTCGCGTACATCGGCGCGGCACTGATCGGCCTGTACGCGCTCGTCGTCTTCGGACAGAACGGCGTCGCCGACATCGACAACGCGATGCCGCGACTCACGCTCGAACTCCTGCCGGGCGTCGTCGCGGGCATCGTCCTCGCGGCCGCGCTCGCGGCCATGATGTCGAGCGCGGACTCCCAACTGCTCGTCGCGACGAGCGCCGTCGTCGAGGACGTCTACCACGGCTTCTTCAACGAGGACGCCACCGAGGAGCAGTTGGTCCGCTACTCCCGCGTCGTCACGTTCGTCCTCGGCGGGGCGAGCGTCGCGTTC
This genomic stretch from Haloprofundus salilacus harbors:
- a CDS encoding sodium/proline symporter; translated protein: MDTVGDYVIGGRRIGPVVTGFSERASEMSGWLTLGVPGDAYSTGIMAFYNGLGMIPADLFAWAGIAKRLRKYTEIVRAVTLPTFFEYRLGDDTGMVKGVSSVVLMLFEGGYVGAQIVAAGTLLEVLTGVDTVVGILVGGVIVIGYTFLGGYFAVAWSDYFQGAIILIAFIILPVIAFANYGLPFEDVAETAGSSFTSITAGMTGWAALFGIISYAAIGLGVPGNPHIMVRFMGIDRVKNVRTAALVAQLFMFVAYIGAALIGLYALVVFGQNGVADIDNAMPRLTLELLPGVVAGIVLAAALAAMMSSADSQLLVATSAVVEDVYHGFFNEDATEEQLVRYSRVVTFVLGGASVAFAFAASGTPIYTLVLDYAWGGLGAAIGPTVIAALWWKRVTAEGSVASMVVGTVTMIGWTQLETVLGMMNAMPSAEASPFLSGLVGVYGLFPAFILSSLTLIVVSLLTRPPEGVDDDFDVFEKPLSAVVSERQRGGAPDYVTDGGRDRPKAVTEADNIRAHVAASNYWDDGAADEKRTEE
- a CDS encoding TOBE domain-containing protein; this translates as MTLSARTRLSGTIRYLEVGENTAEVQLKLDDGQTVTSVITANSAERLDLSEGDSVDAVVKATDVMIDA
- a CDS encoding 5-methyltetrahydropteroyltriglutamate--homocysteine methyltransferase; amino-acid sequence: MTELVATTPGLYPLPDWAKQRLSELKGHQKGDLVSGDEGPEIVDAYDRAREEVVADQTSAGVDRVVEGQLRWDDNLAHPLTVHDSVETGGIVRYYDNNNFYRDPQVVGELGFSGDVAAELEATKELLGGDDSLQAVLPGPYSLSDLATDEHYGDEEAFLEGVSEFLAGEVEAFPEHETLFLLEPSLVENAPEDGLDARASEAIDTVASATDADVVVHSYWGALEEKVYAHLMDADVDAVGFDVVAGDRSQTLYNINEYGTKDSVALGLVDGQNTLVESPETVCDRIEWVQDQIPAQEFDTVYATSNTELFYLPVNKYREKLAALAEGVALARGEETEVQA
- a CDS encoding methionine synthase, with amino-acid sequence MSRDADNRAQFRPDVHENDHFLLTTVVGSYPKPKWLNRAKELAEDEEARFDADNLAEAYDDASEVITHEHERTGLDTVVDGEMRRNEMVEFFADRIDGYEFNGPVKVWGHNYFDKPSVADEVEYDEPWLVDEFEFTRDVASRPVKVPITGPYTLANWSFNEAYENEEELAYDLADLVNLEIEKLVEAGARYVQIDEPALATTPDDHAIVGECLERIADGIPEEVRIGLHVCYGDYSRIYPELNEFPIDEFDVELCNGDYEQIDVFTEPDFEPDLALGVVDAHTAEVEPVEEIKENIKQGLKVVPPEKLTISPDCGLKLLPREIAYGKMKNLVTAAREVEKELDANEIDLDAPVPTAD
- a CDS encoding HemK2/MTQ2 family protein methyltransferase, with amino-acid sequence MSDDETPESDATTRHSLAERRGVETRVYQPAEDSGLLARAAVERARGRTLEVGTGSGWVAAKVAAETNAEVVASDLNPHACREAKKRADDLRAEGGEGFDVVRGDLFSPFADGAFDTVLFNPPYLPTDPDNDWGDWMEVALSGGESGRKLIDPFVDDVGRVLASGGQALLLVSSLSGYDEVVQRAKDRGFDVESVAEESYPFETLSILRLVD